In Grus americana isolate bGruAme1 chromosome 27 unlocalized genomic scaffold, bGruAme1.mat SUPER_27_unloc_1, whole genome shotgun sequence, one genomic interval encodes:
- the LOC129200043 gene encoding olfactory receptor 14A16-like — LAALLANGLIITAIACDHHLHTPMYFFLLNLSLLDLGTISTTVPKAMDNSLWDTRAISYTGCAAQVFLFYFLMSAEYSLLTVMAYDRYVAICQPLHYGTLLGSRACVHMAAAAWGSGFLNAVLHTANTFSIPLCQGNALDQFFCEIPQILKLSCSDSEYLREVGLLTVSLLVAFGCFIFIVLSYVHIFRAVLRIPSEQGRHKAFSTCFPHLAVVSLFISTGMFAYLKPPSISSPSMDLVVAVLYSVVPPAVNPLIYSMRNQELKDAVWNMMTGCTAMFAYLKPPSISSSSLDLLFAVVYSVVPPTLNTLIYSMRNQELKDAGHIPWDSSKQILEETKVYSP; from the exons ctggctgctctcctggccaatggcctcatcatcactgccatagcctgcgaccaccacctccacacccccatgtacttcttcctcctcaacctctccctcctcgacctgggcaccatctccaccactgtccctaaAGCTATGGACAACTcactctgggacaccagggccatctcctacacaggatgtgctgcacaggtctttctcttttactttctgatgtcagcagaaTATTCCCTCCTCAccgtcatggcctatgaccgctacgttgccatctgccaacccctgcactatgggaccctcctgggcagcagagcttgtgtccacatggcagcagctgcctggggcagtgggtttctcaatgctgtgctgcacacggccaatacattttctataccactctgccagggcaatgccctggaccagttcttctgtgaaatcccccagatcctcaagctctcctgctcagactctgagtacctcagggaagttgggcttcttacAGTTAGTCTTTTAGTAGCATTTgggtgtttcattttcattgtgctgtcctatgtgcacatcttcagggccgtgctgaggatcccctctgagcagggacggcacaaagccttttccacatgcttccctcacctggctgtggtctccctgtttatcagcactggtatgtttgcctacctgaagcccccctccatctcctccccatccatggacctggtggtggcagttctgtactcggtggtgcctccagcagtgaaccccctcatctacagcatgaggaatcaggagctcaaggatgcagtgtggaatATGATGACTGGATG CACTGCCAtgtttgcctacctgaagcccccctccatctcctcctcatCTCTTGATCTGTTGTTTGCTGTTGTGTACTCGGTGGTACCTCCAACACTGAACACCCTCATCTATAGCATGAgaaaccaggagctcaaggatgct ggccaCATCCCATGggactcttccaagcagatccTTGAAGAGACCAAAGTCTACTCTCCTTAA
- the LOC129200044 gene encoding olfactory receptor 14J1-like has protein sequence MTNCSSMTQFLLLAFADTRELQLLHFWLFLGIYLAALLANGLIITAIACDHHLHTPMYFFLLSLSLLDLGSISTTVPKAVANSLWDTRAISYTGCAAQVFFFFFLISAEFSLLTVMSYDRYVAICQPLHYGTLLGSRACVHMAAAAWGSGFLNSVLHTANTFSIPLCQGNGLDQFFCEIPQILKLSCSDTYLREVWLLMLSSFLGFGCFVFIVLSYVQIFRAVLRIPSEQGRHKAFSTCLPHLAVFSLLVSTAMFAHLKPPSISSPSLDLVVAVLYSVVPPAVNPLIYSMRNQELKDAVWKVMTRWFLEVK, from the coding sequence ATGACCAACTGCAGCTCCATgacccagttcctcctcctggcattcgcagacacacgggagctgcagctcttgcacttctggctcttcctgggcatctacctggctgctctcctggccaatggcctcatcatcactgccatagcctgcgaccaccacctccacacccccatgtacttcttcctcctcagcctctccctcctcgacctgggctccatctccaccactgtgcctAAAGCcgtggccaattccctctgggacaccagggccatctcctacacaggatgtgctgcacaggtctttttctttttctttctgatctcagcagaaTTTTCCCTTCTTACTGTCAtgtcctatgaccgctacgttgccatctgccaacccctgcactacgggaccctcctgggcagcagagcttgtgtccacatggcagcagctgcctggggcagtgggtttctcaattctgtgctgcacacagccaatacattttctataccactctgccagggcaatggcctggaccagttcttctgtgaaatcccccagatcctcaagctctcctgctcagacacctacctCAGGGAGGTTTGGCTTCTTATGTTAAGttcttttttaggttttgggtgttttgttttcattgtgctgtcctatgtgcagatcttcagggctgtgctgaggatcccctctgagcagggacggcacaaagccttttccacgtgcctccctcacctggctgttttctccctgcttgtcagcactgccatgtttgctcacctgaagcccccctccatctcctccccatccctggacctggtggtggcagttctgtactcggtggtgcctccagcagtgaaccccctcatctacagcatgaggaaccaggagctcaaggatgcagtttGGAAAGTGATGACTAGATGGTTTTTAGAAGTAAAATAG